One genomic window of Choristoneura fumiferana chromosome 14, NRCan_CFum_1, whole genome shotgun sequence includes the following:
- the LOC141435040 gene encoding uncharacterized protein, translating to MKLITTLAAIIAAASSNPIYTTQPTEHFANNAETYQSALEQQQQGIYGDQSQHSQTDYSQSQAGYSRGQTVAFPSGQTQFAGQSVFSGVQNGYQNQQQQQQRTSTEKTARIISFQNENKGNSYQYSFETENGIKVQERGQSQGKGIQVQGGYSYTGDDGQVYTVTYTADENGFRPQGNHLPTPPPIPDAIKKSIEQNTKEQANGVFDDGSYKEDAELQRYHQHQQVHRQRLPVYQSHQIQQHHDAHQVQQLQEIHQVQEQPIQEVQVQHIQHAQEHENPAYQQEYQQRTSKSTSQNTISRKGLPRRLDTITSKFGIVRSTNIT from the exons ATTACGACTTTAGCAGCTATCATAGCTGCAGCCTCATCAAATCCAATCTACACAACCCAACCAACAGAACACTTCGCAAACAATGCCGAAACCTACCAGTCAGCGCTCGAGCAGCAACAACAAGGCATCTACGGCGACCAATCGCAGCACAGCCAGACCGATTACAGCCAATCACAAGCCGGATATTCCCGGGGGCAAACTGTAGCATTCCCTAGCGGACAAACGCAGTTCGCTGGGCAGAGTGTGTTTTCTGGGGTACAGAATGGCTACCAAAATCAGCAACAGCAACAGCAGAGGACGTCGACGGAGAAGACTGCCAGGATTATAAGCTTCCAGAATGAAAACAAAGGAAACAGCTACCAGTATTCCTTTGAGACAGAGAATG GAATTAAGGTCCAAGAAAGAGGCCAAAGCCAAGGCAAAGGGATCCAAGTCCAAGGCGGATACTCTTACACAGGTGACGACGGTCAAGTCTACACGGTGACTTACACTGCTGATGAGAACGGGTTCAGACCACAAGGCAACCATTTGCCTACACCACCCCCCATACCTGATGCTATTAAGAAGTCTATTGAACAGAATACGAAGGAACAAGCTAATGGTGTATTTGATGACG GAAGCTACAAAGAAGACGCCGAGCTCCAGCGTTACCATCAGCACCAACAAGTGCACAGACAAAGGCTCCCAGTTTACCAATCGCATCAAATCCAACAACACCACGATGCCCATCAAgttcaacaacttcaagaaatTCACCAAGTTCAAGAACAGCCTATTCAAGAAGTTCAAGTTCAGCATATCCAGCATGCCCAAGAGCACGAGAATCCAGCGTACCAACAAGAATATCAGCAGCGTACCAGCAAGAGTACCAGCCAGAATACCATCAGCAGGAAGGGACTGCCACGACGGCTGGATACCATTACCAGTAAATTTGGCATCGTCAGGTCAACAAATATCACATGA